The following is a genomic window from Marinococcus sp. PL1-022.
GCTACGGTTCCGGACCGCCGGTCCGGCATGGGAACAGCTAACAGGTACCGGCTTTTGCGTTCGGTGAGCGTCACCAGGCAGCCCTTGCTTTTTCCACGCGATGAAACAATGGTATCCATTTCCCAGTGGCCAAAGGTTTGTCGGGTCTCGACCACGGCAGGGCGTTCCTCGATGCGCCGGCCGACCGTGAAACGGCCACGGCTTTCCCGCACTTTCTTCCGTTTGCCCTTCTGGCGAAGGCAGCGCAGGTCTCCCTTCGCCAATAACCCCTGGTACAGCCATCGATAGATCGTCCCGCATCCCACCGTAACCCCCGGGGCGTACCGGGCAATTTGTTCGGGCGACCAGGTGGCATGGAGATGATGGGTAATGGCTTGAAGCAGCTCGGGCGTCGCTTTGCCTTTTCGCCCGCAGGCCTTCCGCCGTTGATGATAGGCTTTCTGCGCCTGAGCGGCCTGATACGTATCGGAGGATGCCTGGCGCCGGCGTTCCCGGGAAATGGTCGATGGATGCCGGCCCAGAAAAGCCGCAATTCGCCGGATCGACCAGTGGAGGCTCGTCAGAGCCTCTAGTTGTCCTCGTTCGATCATGGTAAGATGAGAGTAGCTCATGGTATCCCTCCGTGTGAGTGTTTGGTGGTACTTTCATTTTACACTGGGATACCATGGGTGTTTTTTATTTTTTTACGTGTTGCACTTAATATTACAATTCAAGATTTAAAAATGCTGGTAGAGAAGGTGAAGGGTATTTGTGATGCGCTGTATGTTATGGGGCGTGGTGATATTTTAGAAGATGCATTAAGGGCTTGAATGGGACGAGGCGTATGGTATATTGAGCACCGCTGACACGGAATTACAATTGCTTGGTTAGGTGCTAATCCAGCTGTAAGCTTATGATTATGAAGAAATAGTTGCCTTGGTGAGCGAGCGAAAATCGCGTGTGTATACGTTGATTGAAGCATGAGCTCATCAACTGATCGATAATACATATGGTTATTTACAGAGAGAACGAAGCCTTAGTTGTGGATTTAACATTTTCCGGACCCTTTTTCACTCCTGGGCGCGGGCCGTCCTTTTTTATGAATTAATGTAAGTAAATAGAAGGAAATCCTCTGAATTTGGCGAAAGTTAAAGCTGTAGAGTGATATTGCTATCTTAGGAGGATGGAAATGACAAAAACGATTCAAGTAGGAGACACGTATCGCGATAGGGACAGCGGAAAGGAATATAAGGTCACGAGTTTTAACGGCAACTCAGTGCTGCTTACAAAAGAAGAAACGTCACTGGCTGTAATACCAGTTATAGACGAGGAGATTCAGCTGCCAGGATTTGTAAAAGTATAAGTCATTACTATAATTTCAACGTTTTGACGCTCTTCGGAGTGTCTATTTTTTATAAGCAGTAAATAGTAAGAGATAATAGGTTTTCAGAATTCAACTTTAAAGGTTTTTCTGGTTTTAGCGTATCGATCCTATTTTCCAAAAATCTCCCTGCTCAGCTCCTTGATGGAGGGGGCGTATTCCCCTGAGGTGTCAATATGAAAGGTAGAAACATCGATCCGGGGTTCCTCGTAGGGGGTTGCGCTAAGATCCATTCCCTTTCTGGCCATGTCCATTCCCTTATCACCATGGAAGTACTCCCGGAGCGGGTTATCGAGCCCGCGGCGGACGTATCTGTCCAGCGCTGTCTGTTCATCAGTCTGGCAGATGAGGAGATGGATCTGCGCCTTATCCATGAACCGTTCAAGCATGGTTGACCAAATGTGGTGCTGGAACGCTGCTTCGGCAATCACGGACACATTATTGGATATCAGCCCCATGAGCGTATCAAAGAAGATTTCCGTGGCTGTTATATTGACCTCCGGAGGCAGCTCATTATGGCTTTTGCCGAACGTGTGCACATATCCTTCCTTAATCCGGTCCCGGCTGATTACTGGCATAAAGATTTCATTTCCAAGCTTCCTGGAGAATGTGGTTTTTCCTGCACCTGGCCGGCCGGTGACAATGATTAAATACGGCTTGGACATTCGTTTCACTCCTTTAAGAAAAAATAAAATCGCAAAAGGTTTCCCTCTTTCAATTAAAGGCTATAGTGACCACTACTAATAGTGGGAGGGATTTCAATGAAGGAAAAAGAAATAATGGCAAAATTAGAGGAGCTCGAAGCTGGGCTGGACCGCTCAAGTGATACGCTGGAAAACGATCATGATGTGCCTGTTCATAAAACAAAGGCGGAGGACGGAGCGACTGTCATATATGAATATGGAGACAAAGACAATAGCAAGTCCGCAGATGAAGAGACCAATCTTCGTATTGCATATGACAGGAAGCCAGCCGGCGAATACAGTGCAAGGGCTGACCTCCAGACAAACCGGCATAACACGGAAATCGCGGGCGGGGAAAAGCCGTTTGAAGCGTTGTATTTAACTGAAGAGGGCACATGGAGCATTGATGCAGCGGATGGAAAAGAGCTGGAGCAGAATGATCTGGACAAGATCCTGGCCTATACCTTTCAAAGCTATTTACTGAAGTAAGCTGCTGTCAGCCGGTAGTTTATTTAGGAACATTGTTTGCATGAAAACAAAAAAAGACCCCGTGCACGCACAGGGCAATCTGAGGGAATATACCTTTAAGCAAACTTTCATCGTTTCCTTCCACCAAGGAGACAATTTAGGAAAGCGGTACATGCTTTATATTAAAGCGCTTTCACATAAAAATCACGAGGCAATAGTCCCTTTTTAGGAATTGAGACTATTCTGCTAAACAAAAAAGGGCCCCGCGGGGAACACGGGGCCGGTCTCAGGAGTGGGATGACATATTCATCCCATAAGCACTTTATCGGATGAATGAGGTTCATTAATGAGTCATTTGATATAAATAATGTCAAAAATCTTAAAAAAACCTCCGGGCGGCTGCCGAAGGAGCCGTTAACGATTGCTGGCTTTTTGAATCGCCTGCTCGACCTTTTCTTTGGACACGCCGAATTTGTCCGCAGTTGCTTCCACCGGGCTGGTCTTCGAATCGCTGCTTTCTTCGTATGCAGGACCTGCCCAGTAAAAATACATGTCCAGCTGTTTGTCGGTCGGGTAGTTCTTCTCCTGCTTCGGCAGCCCGGGATTGTTGATGGAGCCGTACACCGTGACTATTTCATGATCGCTGTAATCGCCGGGTTCGTAATTTTCAGCCGCATCAATTTCCCCGTTAGGAAAATAATCCGTTTTTCCGTAAACGTAGCTGCCGTAATCCATCGCCTCTTCGTCGTCGATAAAGCTGACCGTGAGCAGGGTGAACTCTTCTTTTTCTTTGACGTCAATGATTACCTCATCACTGATTGTATCAATGTCGGCTTTATCAATGGAAGTCGGATCCGCATCCAGAATCACGAAATAATTAACATAAACGACACCATCGTAGCTGGTGCGTTCGCCCTCCTGCAGGGTGTAGGAGGGAAGCTGTGCTTCAGAAGCCCCGCCGGTCTGTTCTTTTTCGTAGGCAGTGAATTCGCCCTCCATATCCTCGGACAGCACGGCGCACGGCACTCCGTCCCCATTCGCATCAAGATCACCCGGATCATTTTCAGAGCTGTAGCCATGCTCTGTCCAGTAGTCATACAGCTGCTGATCGTCTTCAAAGTCGCTGCAGCTTTGTAGATCTGTATCGGCGGCTGCATCTTCTTCGCTGAAATTTTCCGCCGTGTCATCTGCCGGCGTCCCCCTGAATACTGCAGCGATAACACCAATAAGAACCAGGGCATAAACGAGCGTGGCGAGTGTAAGCTTCCACCTGGTGCCTGAGCGGAAGCCGGGCAGCTGCCGCCATTTTTTATTTTTCTGCATGAAACTCCCCCCTGGAAACGTTGCCTGTCGCTATATATGATTCTCCTGCTTTATGGTTTTTAAAAAGTGCTCTTCCTTTGATTTGAACTCCAGCTCACGGACTCTGCTTAAAATAAAATGATATTTAGCAATTTCCCCGCTGATTTTTAAATTTCTTAGAAAGGCATCCACGGCCTGTCTGATTTCTGCTGTCTCGAGCAGGCTTTCAAATACGATGACATTCCGGGTAACAAGCCTTGCTTTATCATGCACGGATAAGTGTGTGATGACATCTAGCAGATCGTCGTAGTTGCTGGTTTTGGTGTTGTTGATTAAATCAACACTAATCAGAAAAACGCCCACGAAGCATCCCCCCATGGAAGTAGTAGGCGGGCCCATTGCCTTCAATTCAGCGGCCGGCCCGTAAAAACCCCGTTTCTTCCAACGGGGTCAGTCCTGCTTTGCCTTTTTCTTTTTCGTGTACGCTGGCCACCCAAGGTAAATGACAATCAAAGCGGCAATAATGGAAGCCACCCTATCCCGCCTTCCGTAGTTGGTTAAGGCTATTGTACCACAGGAAAATAGCGGAGGGGGTTGTCAAATACGCCTGCGGCCTGCCTTTTGAACGTATAGCTTTAAATGAAAGGGATGGTTATGGTGTATTACGAACCAGGCACTCGGGTGTTCAGTGAGGCGAGACAGCAGTGGGGTGTGGTGATGATCCGGAATCACCATCAGGGACCGGAATGGTACTACGTTAAATTTACGCCGGTCCGCTCGGGATGGCATCACGAAAGTGACCTGTGGGAAGCAGGGGAGGTGTTTGCGTTCAGCTGGGACCGGCACCGGGCCGGGCAAATCTGACCGCAGCGGCGCCATTTTTTCTTAATTGGTGGTCGTTTGGCCCAATTATATGTAAAATAGACGGCGGTGCTATAAATTTGGGAGGGATCGTTATGTACACATCTATTATCTTTTTCATCGAAGACGGGGACCGGCTGATTGTGCCGAAGTCCAACGAGACCCCGAGCGTGGATGAAATTATTGAAAAGCTGAAAAAGGGCAAAAAGCAGGATCTGAAAATGTCCGAGGTATTCAGCGAATGGTTCAACACCGAAGTGGAATGCAAAAAAGTAACAAGCGTCAGCGTCAACTTCATTTAACACTGAGCATCTGCCTGCGGGCGGATGCTTTTTTCATCAATGAAAAAATTTCGGCAAATGGTTGTAAAAAGCAGCGTCCGGGTTCCTTTACTGGGTAGGGCGGCAAAAAGCCGGCACCTATTCGCTTCAGGAAAGGATGATGAGCATTGGCACACACATTGGGGCATCAGCTGATTACGTACGGGGAGGATCATCTCGGCACGCCGTATGAATTCGGCGGCGACGGTACGGACACCTTTGACTGCAGCGGCTTTGTCCGCTATGTGCTCGAGTACGTGACCGGCGAGATTATCCCGCGGACCGCAGCGAGCCAGTCGGAGACGGGTACGCCCATTGCGGAGGAAGATCTGCGGACCGGCGATCTGCTGTTCTGGAAGGACACCCGCTCGGAGGATCTGAACCATAACGAAGTGACCCATGTCGGCTTTTACGTGGACGGCCAGACGTTTTTAGGCGCGCAGGGCTCCACCGGGGTGGCATTCGCCGATTCGACGCGCGACTACTGGCAGGCCCGCTACGTCGGGGCACGGCGCGTCGTTGACAGCACAGCGGGCCCGCTCACCAACGTCGGCGGAAAGGGAGACCTGCTCCGGGTTGTCGCGAGCCAGGTGAATTACCGCAGCGAACCGTCCTGGGACAGCGGAGCCGTAGCGGGGAAAGTCACTGAGGGAGAGGTGTTTACGATCGAGCGCCGCGTGCCGATGGAGGAACGCTCGGATCTGTTTGAACTCATCTCGGGCACGTATATTACGACGCATGAAAACTATGTGGAGGTGCTGCCTCAGGATTAAATTGAGACGGCAGCAGCAATAAAAAGCAGGCCCGGCGTACGCTGCCGGGGCCTGCTTTTTTTATCCTATTTACGTTTCACAGCCGACACCGTCGCCGTCACGATCCAGGTGACCGCCGTAGCCCGGGTCCCCTTCGCGGACCGGATCAGCTCCGGCTTCACGGGCAGCGTCGCAGTTTTCATAATACACGTCGTCAGAGGAGCCTTCGCTGCCGGAGGAGTCAGTGTCTTCCGAAGAACCGGAATCCCCGGAGGATTCCTCCGGTTCCTCATCCTGCTCCACGTAGCCGTCGTCGGTCACATAATCCTCGCGCGACCAGATGCCGATGCCGGCCGACCGGGCTTCTTCCTCCGCGGCTTCAAATTCGTCGAGGTACTCCGTGTTCGGCGGATAGACAGCGACCCGGGCGAGCCCTTCCTCAATCAGCTGCTGATTGAAGTTTTCCCCGTCTACGAACACGTAGGCAAGCAGCCGTCCGTAGTAGTCGCGTTCCTCGACGCCGAGCTCGAGCCGCACGTCTTCACCGGCCAGCTCGCTTGTCGTAAAATCGGTCGCCTCCGGGCCGAACGGCTGCACGCCCATCTGCGGGTGCTTAGTCTCCGGAGTGTCGACAAGAATGAGACGGATGCGCTCCTCGCCGCCCTTGTAGTCTACATCAATGGTATCGCCGTCGACGACGTTGGTGACGGTCGCGTTGGTGTCGTCAGCGGCTGTATCTTCATTCGTACTGCCGCTGTCGGAGGATGTATTTTCAGTGGAGGCTTCTTCAGCTTCACTGGCATTTTCCTCATTTGAAGTGTCCTCCTGCTTGTCTTCCTCCGTTGTTTCATCGCTGTCACTGCCGGAAGCTTCCCCGTTTTCAACATCTTCGTTATGTTCTTCTGTCTGCTCCTCCGAGTCCGTAGAGCTTTCCTCTTGTGATGCCTGGTCGCTCGTCTGCTCCTCCGCAGCGTCGCCGCCGGGTTCTTCACTGCATGCAGTAAGAAGGAGCGTGAGTGCCAGGGCGGAGCACAAAAGCCTGACTGGTTTTTTCAATAGAATCACCCCGCTGCATAATTGGTTGCGTATAGATAGGAAATAGATGGACATCATCTGTGAAAAAAGTAGCGGTTATTAGCGTTATTCATAGTGTACAAGAAAGCATGGGAAAAGAAAATAACCAAAACTACAGGGTTTTTCGCCGACAGCAATCAACAGAATATAACTACAATAAAAGGTACACAGTTGAAAAGAGGTAACACCTATTCATGGTAACGGCAGTAAAAAAAGCCCGCTGCGCCTTTGCAGCGAAGCGGGCCGAAAGCAATGCTATTTCGGCAGATAGTCGTTTCGGATAATCAGCACATCGCAGGAGGCACGGCGGACGATGCCCTCCGAGACGCTGCCGAGAAACAGGCGCTCGGCGCGTCCCATCCCGGAGGAGCCGGCAACAATCAGATCCGCGTCAAATTTGTTGGCTGCCTCGGTCGGAATCACTACCTTCGGCGCTCCGTATTCGACGGAAAAATCAATGGCGGCAATGTCTGCCCCGGCGCTCAGCGTGCGGTATTCCTCGAGCAGCTCCCTGCCGCGGTCCCGGTACATCTGAATAATTTCCTCGGTATGGTATTCGGCCGAGGAAATAAACGGCGTATTCAGCACGTACACGACCTGCACCCGGCTTTTCTCCCGTTTGGCAATGTCGAGCCCGGCATATAAAGCGCTCGTGGACACCTCGGAGCCGTCGACAGCGATCAGCACAGAGCGGTACGGCGCTGGCGGCTCTTCGTTTTTGACAATCCAGACGTCGCAGGAGGCATGGCGGACGATGCTTGCAGCCACGCTTCCAAAAATCCTTTTTTCAAACGTGCCGGCCCCGGAGCCGCCGGAGAGAATCAGGTCGGCTCCGAACTCATGGGCAATTTCGCCGGGAATTATCGCTTTGGGAGGGCCTTCCTTTAAAAACGTCAGCACCTGTTTTACGCCCTGGTCCTCGGCGCTTTGTTTGGCCCGGTTTAAAATGTCGGTGCCGATACGCTCCGATGCGCTTAACAGATCCGGCGACTCCCGGCGGAGCTCGCGGATGTTGTGATAGTCGATAATGTAGCAGAACGCGAGTGCGCTTTTGTAGGTGAGGGCGGTTTCGATGCCTTTTTGAAGAGCGTATTCCGCTTCATCCGACCCGTCGAGAGCGACGAGAATACGTTCATAGTGCAGCGTCATTGCAATCAGTCCCTTCTGGCTTTTTGATGGTACCTATAGTTTAGCTCATTTTTTCCTTCCGGCGTGTGAGGAACCTCACATCCAACCGGGACTTTTCTATTTATAATGGCCTCACAAGCAGCTATAAACAAAAGCTGGTGCAGCCTGCATCGGCTTTGAAAATAAAGCACAAAGGAGCTTCGGTATGAAGGATGGATTAAAGCAGATTGTCTGGAAGGAAATGTGGAATGAATGCAGGGACGTGCCGCGTACGCTGCCGGAGTTAAACGACCGGGCGGACGGCAATCCGGAAGTCGCCTGCCTGCTTCCCTTTTACGTGTATTACTTTCATACGCAGGAATGGCAGGAATATTCGCTCATGACAGAGCGTGCGCTCCCCGGGACGCTGAACCACGCCGCCTTTATCGCGCTTGACACGCCGTCGCTGCAGGCCTCGGCGCAGATGAAGCGGTACTTTTACGGGCTGTCGTTTATCAGCAGGCTCCCGGAGGACGGGGCAACGGCGTTCAGCCTGGAGGAGTGGACCCTGCACGTGTTCCGGAAATACTATTACTTAACGACAAAGGCAGCCCTGCCGGCCGGGGATGCGAAGCAGAGACGGACGAACACGTGGACCTTCCGGGTGATGTAGGCACTGCCGGAGCAGAGGAGCACATTTGCGAAGCGCACAAGTAATAAAGGGGGGACTGCTCGACCATGCAGAAGCACCACTGGGAATATGCCGGAGAGAGGGCGGAAGAGGCAGGAGAAGAGGAGTATATACGGTTTGTATACATTTTTGACGAGCCGCACCGGCGAGAGGAAGTGCTTTACATCGGCACGAGGGAGCACGTTCGAAAATGGGCCCGGGTGGACCATTTAAATATCGAGCTGGAGCTTGCAGACGCTGTTACGGTGGGAGAGCGGACGTTTAAAATTGTCGGAATTGAACGGGTTCCGCCGTTTGAGACGGTATACCGGACGCACCGGGGCGGCATGGTGACGTATTATTTTTCGGAAGCAGATCTGCCGCTGTCCTGAAGGCAGAAAACACAACAAAAAATTAACGTACAGAGGAGATGCGATATGTATAAAACCATTCTTGCTGCAGTGGACCGGTCCGAGGAAGCAAAGCGGGCAGCCCGGACGGCTGTATTGCTTGCCGGCCGTTTTGAGGCATCGCTTGTGTTTGCCCATGTAGTCAATGAACGGGATTTCAGCGCGTTTCAGTATTACGTTCCGTCCGCCTGGGAGGAAACGAAGAAAACGAACGAAGCAATGCTGCAGCAGTTTACCGCCGAAGCCGAAAGCGTGGGTGTGACGAAGGTGGAGACGGTGCTTCGCTCCGGCGCTCCCAAGTCGACGGTGCCAAGAGAGCTCGCCCCTGAATTCGGTGCTGATCTGATCGTAACCGGGGCCTCCGGCATGGGCACGGTGGAAAAGCTGGTGATGGGAAGTGTGTCGAGCGGCATTCTCCGCAAAGCCAGGGAGGACGTGCTCATCGTCCGGAAGGAAAGCGCGGGCGGATATAAAAGGGTTCTGATAGCCGTGGACGGATCCGAGGAAGCGGGCCTGGCGTTTGAAAAGGGCATCCAGCTCTCGCTGCAGACAGGGGCGGACCTGTTTATCGTGCACGTGTTTAACTCGCACCTGCTGTATTCCACGTCCCTGAACGCCTATATTCTGAAGACCATCGAGGACGATGACCGGAAAATGCTGGAGGATTATAAAGCCGAAGCGGAGCGTCTCGGTGTTACAAATGTAACGACGTCGCTTCTCTACGGGGCGGCCAAGCTGATTATTCCACAGGAATATGCCATCCAGCATGAAATTGACCTGATCGTAAGCGGCGCGTCCGGCATGAACAGGACGGAGCGGCTGCTGCTTGGAAGCGTGGCTGAAGGAATCGCACACCGGGCGATCTGTGACGTGCTGGTGGTGCGCCAGCCGCTCGAGCATAGAGAGCAGTAGGGCTATTTGCTGGAATGAATCAGCCCGGTTTGATAGGCGTACTCCACGAGCTCCCTCCGGGTTTTCATCGCGAGCTTTTCCATGAGATTGGTGCGGTGGGCCTCCACGGTTTTGACGCTGATCACGAGCGTATCGGCAATTTCTTTATTGGCGTAGCCAAGGGTGATATAGTAAAGCACCTCCCACTCCCGCGGAGACAGCCGCCTCGGAGGTCGGGTGGCAGGAGGCATGCCCCGGGCCTCAATCAAGGCGCGAAAGGAAGCAGAGGCGTAACGGGTACGCCGGGCGGCAGCCCGGATAGCTTCGTATAACTCGTCCAGGGAATCGGTGTGCAGCAGGCAGCCGGTGGACGCTCGTTCGTATAGCTGCTGCAGAAAAGCGGGCGTTTCCTCCCCGGAGACTAAAAATACAGCTGGGAGCAGGGGACGGTTTGCGATCGCCGAAACCGGGGACAGCGTGCCGGCATCAACGACACAGACAACCCTCGGGTCCCCGGCCGGGAAAGCCTCTGCCGACGGCCAGTCAGCTGTTTCTTTGACGACGGTACAGTCCGGAGCTTCGTCGAGCAGTGCTCGCAGCGCTTTGCGGTAAATCGGACGTCTGCTTATTAAAACGATCGAAGTCATACTGTCACCTTCTTAGGCATGGTTAGGCATTCATACAATCAGGCGCTCCGGGAGCTCCTGCCCAGAGGATTAACCATGAAGTGTTAAAAAAGCAGGAAAAAATAATTAAGGGTTTTCCCTTATATTTTTTAAAAATACCCTTTGATAGTATCATGGTAATACTATCGAAGGAGATGGAAATAATGAGCAGGCCCCTTCAGAGTCTTCCAGTGCACGAGAAGCCGGGCGGATCCTTTGCGAGTATGCTCTCACCTGAAGAATTTGACCGTTTCCAGGCGCGCACGCAGCCGGCGCATAAACGGGCCGGCACGTACCTGTATTTAGAAGGAGACCCTTCTGATTATTTCTATTTTCTCTACAACGGAACCGTGAAAATCCAAAAAAGCACGAGCGACGGCAAGGAGCTGACGATCACGCTGCTTGGAAGCGGAGATCTGGCCGGTGAATACGGCGATCTGAATGCGGTGCGCCACGATTTTTCCGCGAAAGTCGCCACCGACAGCCTGGTCGGCGTGATCAAAAAAACACAAATCGAAGCGCTGATCACAGAATCCGGCACCTTTTCCCTGAAAATGATGCAGTGGATGGGCAGCAATACGTTAAAGGAACAGTCGAAATTCCGGGATCTGCTGCTGTACGGGAAAAACGGAGCCCTCGCATCCACGCTGATCCGGCTCAGCACCACGTACGGCGCCGGCACGGAAAATGGAACCGTGCTTCAGCTGAAGCTCACGAATGCCGAGCTTGGGGAATACATTGGCTTATCAAGAGAGGGCGTGAACCGCTGCCTGAATGAATGGAAAAAGGCCGGCGTGCTCTCCTATGAGAACGGACGTATCGTCATTCACGATATGCTTTACCTGCGCAGGCTGTGCAACTGCCCGCTGCACAATCTCTGCTCGAGCGAAATCTGCCGTCTGTAGTGATGTAAATTTCCCCGGAAGCCTCCTTCAGGCCCCGGGATTTTTCATATTTACCAGACTATAGCCGTACGACCATCACACTGCAGTGGGCATTTTTTGTAATGTGCTCGGAGACGCTGCCAAGAAACATCTTCTCGACGGCGTTTAAACCAGTCGCTCCTGTGACAATTAGATCGACATGATATTTTGGCACAAGATCGTGTGGAATAGCTGTTTTCGGCGAACCGTATTCAATATCAGCCACCACATCCGTGAGGCCAAACTCTTCTGCCTGCTTTTTGTATTTGTCGAGCAGCTGGCGTGCGTCATCCTCTACGTTACTGATAACGGTGGAGTCGTAATTGCTCATCGGCCGGTAGGCATTGCGGTTGATCACCTGAGTGATCACAAGCTGGGACCCCTGGGCCTTAGCAATCGGAAGAGTAGTTTCAAACGCATAATCTGCTTCCTCGGAACCATCTACAGCAACCAAAATAACGTTCATCGTATGCATAATCCGCCTCCTCATAAGTTGATGGGGTTAACTGTTTACTTCTAGGTTATAAGCGGAGTTTCCTGTTTTCGAGGGTGAAAATTTCCCTTTGGCTGCTTAAAGCAGAAGATGGCCGGGAATGAAATCCAACAGCGTATTATTGAAGAGGGCTTTTCATTTAATAAATAATATGATTATGTTAACTGCTGGGCAGAAAAAGGATTACCCCGGCAGTAAAAGCGGGTAAAAGGGATTAACGGTGATGAAACGTATGATAAAGGAGGAAAGGCCGTGAATAAAAAGCAGAAAAAGCAGCTGGACAAACTGATTGTCGACTATCTGAAGGACCGGGGAAAATCCCATGAACTGAAGGTGGCAGACGAGCTGTCAGAGCGGTTTGAAGGAAAGCTGCATGCAGCCACAGTGCTTGTGAGAATCGACCGAATGAAAAAAAGCAACGAGCTGCGGCATGAGGCGAAAGCTGTCCATGACACGATCGTCTGGGCTAAAAAACTGTAGTTTCCTTTATAAAAAATGAGGATCCTGGTTTTTAATCCGCCCGGAACAGGGAAAGACGGGTATAGGAAGAACGGCAGGCTAACGCTTCTCTGCCGCACAGCACACGGAGGAGGACACCGGGAATGGAAAAACTGGAATTTCAATTTATAACATGTGATAAACGGGGAGAAATCCCGATAGAAAGCGGTATATTGACGATTGAAGACGATAATACCTGGCAGGCGGAATTAATTAATTTCACCGGAGGCATGGAGCTGTTTTCGGATCAGGGCAACGAGTTCCGCATTAAGGACAACAGCCTGGCGGAGTATGAAGGAACAGGCAGGGCGTCGAAAGCAGGCGACGAAGAGTCGGAAGGAAATATTATTATCAAAGGCCAGGGGAAAATTAGCAAGTACTAATAAAGC
Proteins encoded in this region:
- a CDS encoding IS30 family transposase, coding for MSYSHLTMIERGQLEALTSLHWSIRRIAAFLGRHPSTISRERRRQASSDTYQAAQAQKAYHQRRKACGRKGKATPELLQAITHHLHATWSPEQIARYAPGVTVGCGTIYRWLYQGLLAKGDLRCLRQKGKRKKVRESRGRFTVGRRIEERPAVVETRQTFGHWEMDTIVSSRGKSKGCLVTLTERKSRYLLAVPMPDRRSGTVATAVETLMDQYPRGVFESITVDRGKEFACFPALEARSVPVYFADPYAAWQRGTNENTNGLLREFFPKGMDLARLSQQEVDYVIGLIHRRPRNCLHGNTTENVFHEEVLRLN
- a CDS encoding AAA family ATPase, giving the protein MSKPYLIIVTGRPGAGKTTFSRKLGNEIFMPVISRDRIKEGYVHTFGKSHNELPPEVNITATEIFFDTLMGLISNNVSVIAEAAFQHHIWSTMLERFMDKAQIHLLICQTDEQTALDRYVRRGLDNPLREYFHGDKGMDMARKGMDLSATPYEEPRIDVSTFHIDTSGEYAPSIKELSREIFGK
- a CDS encoding C40 family peptidase, coding for MAHTLGHQLITYGEDHLGTPYEFGGDGTDTFDCSGFVRYVLEYVTGEIIPRTAASQSETGTPIAEEDLRTGDLLFWKDTRSEDLNHNEVTHVGFYVDGQTFLGAQGSTGVAFADSTRDYWQARYVGARRVVDSTAGPLTNVGGKGDLLRVVASQVNYRSEPSWDSGAVAGKVTEGEVFTIERRVPMEERSDLFELISGTYITTHENYVEVLPQD
- a CDS encoding thermonuclease family protein, translating into MKKPVRLLCSALALTLLLTACSEEPGGDAAEEQTSDQASQEESSTDSEEQTEEHNEDVENGEASGSDSDETTEEDKQEDTSNEENASEAEEASTENTSSDSGSTNEDTAADDTNATVTNVVDGDTIDVDYKGGEERIRLILVDTPETKHPQMGVQPFGPEATDFTTSELAGEDVRLELGVEERDYYGRLLAYVFVDGENFNQQLIEEGLARVAVYPPNTEYLDEFEAAEEEARSAGIGIWSREDYVTDDGYVEQDEEPEESSGDSGSSEDTDSSGSEGSSDDVYYENCDAAREAGADPVREGDPGYGGHLDRDGDGVGCET
- a CDS encoding universal stress protein; this encodes MTLHYERILVALDGSDEAEYALQKGIETALTYKSALAFCYIIDYHNIRELRRESPDLLSASERIGTDILNRAKQSAEDQGVKQVLTFLKEGPPKAIIPGEIAHEFGADLILSGGSGAGTFEKRIFGSVAASIVRHASCDVWIVKNEEPPAPYRSVLIAVDGSEVSTSALYAGLDIAKREKSRVQVVYVLNTPFISSAEYHTEEIIQMYRDRGRELLEEYRTLSAGADIAAIDFSVEYGAPKVVIPTEAANKFDADLIVAGSSGMGRAERLFLGSVSEGIVRRASCDVLIIRNDYLPK
- a CDS encoding universal stress protein gives rise to the protein MYKTILAAVDRSEEAKRAARTAVLLAGRFEASLVFAHVVNERDFSAFQYYVPSAWEETKKTNEAMLQQFTAEAESVGVTKVETVLRSGAPKSTVPRELAPEFGADLIVTGASGMGTVEKLVMGSVSSGILRKAREDVLIVRKESAGGYKRVLIAVDGSEEAGLAFEKGIQLSLQTGADLFIVHVFNSHLLYSTSLNAYILKTIEDDDRKMLEDYKAEAERLGVTNVTTSLLYGAAKLIIPQEYAIQHEIDLIVSGASGMNRTERLLLGSVAEGIAHRAICDVLVVRQPLEHREQ
- a CDS encoding response regulator transcription factor → MTSIVLISRRPIYRKALRALLDEAPDCTVVKETADWPSAEAFPAGDPRVVCVVDAGTLSPVSAIANRPLLPAVFLVSGEETPAFLQQLYERASTGCLLHTDSLDELYEAIRAAARRTRYASASFRALIEARGMPPATRPPRRLSPREWEVLYYITLGYANKEIADTLVISVKTVEAHRTNLMEKLAMKTRRELVEYAYQTGLIHSSK
- a CDS encoding Crp/Fnr family transcriptional regulator → MSRPLQSLPVHEKPGGSFASMLSPEEFDRFQARTQPAHKRAGTYLYLEGDPSDYFYFLYNGTVKIQKSTSDGKELTITLLGSGDLAGEYGDLNAVRHDFSAKVATDSLVGVIKKTQIEALITESGTFSLKMMQWMGSNTLKEQSKFRDLLLYGKNGALASTLIRLSTTYGAGTENGTVLQLKLTNAELGEYIGLSREGVNRCLNEWKKAGVLSYENGRIVIHDMLYLRRLCNCPLHNLCSSEICRL
- a CDS encoding universal stress protein: MHTMNVILVAVDGSEEADYAFETTLPIAKAQGSQLVITQVINRNAYRPMSNYDSTVISNVEDDARQLLDKYKKQAEEFGLTDVVADIEYGSPKTAIPHDLVPKYHVDLIVTGATGLNAVEKMFLGSVSEHITKNAHCSVMVVRL